Proteins from a single region of Pongo pygmaeus isolate AG05252 chromosome 3, NHGRI_mPonPyg2-v2.0_pri, whole genome shotgun sequence:
- the ACSL1 gene encoding long-chain-fatty-acid--CoA ligase 1 isoform X3, translated as MMMSQRYTKVSRGEYRCQGRSGPSVSTVTFPESVPKLTGPSRCSLWPWGLHGQMYNGPCLGSRKPDQPYEWLSYKQVAELSECIGSALIQKGFKTAPDQFIGIFAQNRPEWVIIEQGCFAYSMVVVPLYDTLGNEAINYIVNKAELSLVFVDKPEKAILLLEGVENKLIPGLKIIVLMDAYGSELVERGQKCGVEVTSMKAMEDLGRANRRKPKPPAPEDLAVICFTSGTTGNPKGAMVTHRNIVSDCSAFVKATENTVNPCPDDTLISFLPLAHMFERVVECVMLCHGAKIGFFQGDIRLLMDDLKVLQPTIFPVVPRLLNRMFDRIFGQANTTLKRWLLDFASKRKEAELRSGIIRNNSLWDRLIFHKVQSSLGGRVRLMVTGAAPVSATVLTFLRAALGCQFYEGYGQTECTAGCCLTMPGDWTAGHVGAPMPCNLIKLVDVEEMNYMAAEGEGEVCVKGPNVFQGYLKDPAKTAEALDKDGWLHTGDIGKWLPNGTLKIIDRKKHIFKLAQGEYIAPEKIENIYVRSEPVAQVFVHGESLQAFLIAIVVPDVETLCSWARKRGFEGSFEELCRNKDVKKAILEDMVRLGKDSGLKPFEQVKGITLHPELFSIDNGLLTPTMKAKRPELRNYFRSQIDELYSTIKV; from the exons ataATGGCCCTTGTTTAGGCTCTCGGAAACCAGACCAACCCTATGAATGGCTTTCATATAAACAG GTTGCAGAATTGTCGGAGTGCATAGGCTCAGCACTGATCCAGAAGGGCTTCAAGACCGCCCCAGATCAGTTCATTGGCATCTTTGCTCAAAATAGACCTGAG TGGGTGATTATTGAACAAGGATGCTTTGCTTATTCGATGGTGGTCGTTCCACTTTATGATACCCTTGGAAATGAAGCCATCAACTACATAGTCAACAAAG CTGAACTCTCTCTGGTTTTTGTTGACAAGCCAGAGAAGGCCATACTCTTATTAGAGGGTGTAGAAAATAAGTTAATACCAGGCCTTAAAATCATAGTTCTCATGGATGCCTACGGCAGTGAACTGGTGGAACGAGGCCAGAAGTGTGGGGTGGAAGTCACCAGCATGAAGGCGATGGAG GACCTGGGAAGAGCCAACAGACGGAAGCCCAAG CCTCCAGCACCTGAAGATCTTGCAGTAATTTGTTTCACAAGTGGAACTACAG GCAACCCCAAAGGAGCAATGGTCACTCATCGAAACATAGTGAGCGATTGTTCAGCTTTTGTGAAAGCAACAGAG AATACAGTCAATCCTTGCCCAGATGATACTTTGATATCTTTCTTGCCTCTCGCCCATATGTTTGAGAGAGTTGTAGAG TGTGTAATGCTGTGTCATGGAGCTAAAATCGGATTTTTCCAAGGAGATATCAGGCTGCTCATGGACGACCTCAAGGTGCTTCAACCCACTATCTTCCCCGTGGTCCCAAGACTGCTGAACCGGATGTTTGACCGA ATTTTCGGACAAGCAAACACCACACTGAAGCGATGGCTCTTGGACTTTGCCTCCAAGAGGAAAGAAGCAGAGCTTCGCAGCGGCATCATCAGAAACAACAGCCTGTGGGACCGGCTGATCTTCCACAAAGTACAG TCGAGCCTGGGCGGAAGAGTCCGGCTGATGGTGACAGGAGCCGCCCCGGTGTCTGCCACTGTGCTGACGTTCCTCAGAGCAGCCCTGGGCTGTCAG TTTTATGAAGGCTACGGACAGACCGAGTGCACTGCCGGGTGCTGCCTGACCATGCCTGGAGACTGGACCGCAG GCCATGTTGGGGCCCCGATGCCGTGCAATTTGATAAAACTTGTTGATGTGGAAGAAATGAATTACATGGCTGCCGAGGGCGAGGGCGAG GTGTGTGTGAAAGGGCCAAATGTATTTCAGGGCTACTTGAAGGACCCAGCGAAAACAGCAGAAGCTTTGGACAAAGATGGCTGGTTACACACAGGGGACATTGGAAAATGGTTACCA AATGGCACCTTGAAGATTATCGACCGGAAAAAGCACATATTTAAGCTGGCACAAGGAGAATACATAGCCCCTGAAAAGATTGAAAATATCTATGTGCGAAGTGAGCCTGTTGCTCAGGTGTTTGTCCACGGAGAAAGCCTGCAG GCATTTCTCATTGCAATTGTGGTGCCAGATGTCGAGACATTATGTTCCTGGGCCCGAAAGAGAGGATTTGAAGGGTCCTTTGAGGAACTGTGCAGAAATAAG GATGTCAAAAAAGCTATCCTCGAAGACATGGTGAGACTTGGGAAGGATTCTGGTCTGAAACCATTTGAACAG GTCAAAGGCATCACACTGCACCCTGAATTATTTTCTATCGACAATGGCCTTCTGACTCCAACAATGAAGGCGAAAAGGCCAGAGCTGCGGAACTATTTCAGGTCGCAAATAGATGAACTGTATTCCACTATCAAGGTTTAG